One stretch of Daphnia pulicaria isolate SC F1-1A chromosome 8, SC_F0-13Bv2, whole genome shotgun sequence DNA includes these proteins:
- the LOC124312445 gene encoding uncharacterized protein LOC124312445, which translates to MKSTIACLLVLAVAAQAQYWNGYGYAGYAGFYGNYGGYYPYAGVRATTAYTGIPATAAVPAAYPVAYGYPSYTATQYHAQDELGQASFGYAHPGQAATNLRDGFGNQIGSYAYINPEGKEVRVSYTADSRGFRVLSNNLPVGPVDNSVPVQDTPEVAAAKADHAAAVAAAKSGVAPVVALPAPVQDTPEVVAAKADHAAAVAAAKAAATPAVRAKRQILNYGAAPFAYPGYAVSPYAYSVAAPAVYAAPAVPVREATLTKTILNPGHATAYRVD; encoded by the exons ATGAAGTCCACG ATTGCCTGTCTGTTGGTGTTGGCTGTTGCCGCCCAAGCTCAATACTGGAATGGATACGGATATGCTGGATATGCTGGATTCTACGGAAACTACGGTGGATACTATCCCTACGCCGGAGTTCGTGCCACCACGGCCTACACTGGAATCCCCGCAACTGCCGCCGTCCCCGCCGCCTATCCCGTCGCTTACGGCTACCCCTCATACACGGCCACCCAGTACCACGCCCAGGACGAGCTCGGCCAGGCCAGCTTCGGCTACGCTCACCCCGGACAGGCCGCCACTAACCTCCGTGACGGTTTCGGCAACCAGATCGGCAGCTATGCTTACATCAACCCGGAAGGCAAAGAAGTCCGTGTCTCCTACACCGCCGACTCCCGTGGCTTCCGCGTCCTGTCCAACAACTTGCCCGTCGGTCCCGTTGACAATTCGGTCCCGGTCCAGGACACTCCCGAAGTTGCCGCTGCCAAGGCCGATCACGCCGCCGCTGTCGCCGCTGCCAAGTCCGGAGTCGCCCCTGTTGTCGCCCTTCCGGCCCCAGTCCAGGACACCCCCGAGGTTGTCGCTGCCAAAGCCGATCACGCCGCTGCTGTGGCCGCTGCCAAGGCCGCCGCTACCCCGGCCGTCCGTGCTAAACGCCAAATTTTGAACTACGGAGCTGCTCCATTCGCCTACCCCGGCTACGCCGTTTCCCCTTACGCCTACTCGGTTGCCGCTCCGGCCGTCTACGCCGCCCCGGCCGTGCCCGTCCGTGAGGCCACTTTGACCAAGACCATCCTGAACCCCGGCCACGCCACCGCTTACCGCGTCGACTAA